A region from the Desulfomarina profundi genome encodes:
- the hslV gene encoding ATP-dependent protease subunit HslV, which produces MKIRSTTILAVRHKGEVALAGDGQVSLGNTVMKHHARKVRRLYQDRVITGFAGATADAFTLYDKLEQKLEQYNGNLLRSSVELAKEWRTDKYLRRLEAMLIAVDKDHSLLLSGTGDVIEADQGVLAIGSGGPYAQAAALALVEHSELDAEAICRAAMEIAGNICVFTNNSIVVEKI; this is translated from the coding sequence ATGAAAATACGATCAACTACCATTCTGGCAGTGCGCCATAAAGGTGAAGTAGCCCTGGCCGGAGACGGCCAGGTCTCTTTGGGAAACACGGTGATGAAGCACCATGCCAGAAAGGTAAGGCGGCTTTATCAGGATCGGGTTATTACCGGATTTGCCGGAGCTACTGCAGATGCGTTCACCCTGTATGACAAACTGGAGCAGAAACTGGAGCAGTATAACGGCAATCTCCTGCGTTCCTCCGTCGAACTGGCCAAGGAATGGCGGACAGATAAGTATCTCCGCAGGCTTGAAGCGATGCTGATCGCAGTGGATAAGGACCATTCTCTTCTCCTTTCCGGTACTGGGGATGTTATTGAGGCCGATCAGGGCGTACTTGCCATTGGTTCAGGAGGACCATATGCCCAGGCAGCGGCCCTTGCCCTGGTGGAGCACAGCGAACTTGATGCGGAGGCCATCTGCAGGGCAGCCATGGAGATTGCCGGAAATATCTGTGTTTTTACTAATAATTCCATAGTAGTTGAAAAGATATGA